A genomic region of Papaver somniferum cultivar HN1 chromosome 7, ASM357369v1, whole genome shotgun sequence contains the following coding sequences:
- the LOC113294861 gene encoding uncharacterized protein LOC113294861 translates to MHIDIPSTQHSHDSNRHACNLRRKWSPGPLDWFSFNVDASMLKNSHRAGLAIIVRDCTGKYVAAKSLVISARDIDQAEALAVLEGLQWAQQMQCGKLILQTDNQGNAVAVRNYNKHSRREDVNLINQIKKLISSHPRWIVTYVNRVCNGPADKLAKYVRKSGVTKGWYNNNPHNVIRRQLLLDSSQVLYFTFI, encoded by the coding sequence ATGCATATTGATATTCCATCTACTCAACATAGCCATGATAGCAATAGACATGCATGTAACTTGCGTCGAAAGTGGTCACCAGGCCCTTTAGATTGGTTTAGTTTCAATGTTGATGCTTCTATGTTAAAAAATAGTCATAGAGCTGGATTGGCCATAATAGTGCGTGATTGTACAGGGAAATATGTGGCTGCTAaatctcttgttatttcagctCGAGACATCGATCAGGCTGAAGCACTTGCAGTTCTAGAAGGCTTACAATGGGCTCAACAGATGCAATGTGGGAAACTCATCCTGCAAACAGATAATCAAGGTAATGCGGTAGCTGTCAGAAACTATAATAAACATTCTCGAAGAGAAGATGTAAACCTTATCAATCAGATTAAGAAGTTGATATCTTCTCATCCTCGATGGATTGTAACATATGTAAATAGAGTTTGTAATGGTCCAGCGGACAAACTGGCCAAGTATGTTAGAAAATCAGGAGTGACTAAAGGGTGGTATAATAATAATCCTCATAATGTTATAAGGAGGCAGCTGCTACTTGACAGTAGCCAAGTGTTGTACTTTACCTTCATATAA
- the LOC113297794 gene encoding pentatricopeptide repeat-containing protein At1g71420-like, with product MPERNLISWTALISGYYQHNQPDKCFKLFSCMLCHHLPNEFTFASVLGSCDRHRGQQVHGLALKTSFDEHVYVGNSLITMYCKNDADDHTGDGWLVFKNLPVRNLISWNSMIRGFQLCNQGDRSLQLFSEMHRTGVGLDRVTLLGVTASISCSGYIGENGGLLGLEKCCQLHCLVTKMGFLWEVEVVTALVKAYSELGAGIDDCYKLFSEINGNQDIVSWTGIITIVADRDPKQALLLFCQLRRECLDLDRYTYSIVIKACAGFASARHCSAIHSLVLKCGFNGDLVLSNALIHAYARSGSITLSEHVFDSMDTRDWISWNSMLKAYAIHGQGREALKLFASMNIKPDPATIVAVLTACSHAGLVDQGTEIFETMFEKYEISPQNDHFACMVDILGRAGRIHEAEAFINRMPVKPDPVVWSALLGACRKHGEMKIAETASMQLMELEPKNSLGYIIMSNIYSSNGSFSDAALIRKELKGFKVRKEPGLSWIEVGNEVHEFAAGGQFHPLKCAIYAELEGLIRNLKKIGYVPEISFALQDMEEEHKQEQLYYHSEKLALAFALINGGNSCYRGPITRIMKNIRICVDCHNFMKLASDLVQREIVVRDSNRFHHFRKGVCSCNDYW from the coding sequence ATGCCTGAGAGAAACTTAATCTCTTGGACTGCATTAATTTCTGGTTATTATCAACATAACCAACCTGACAAATGCTTTAAGCTTTTCTCATGTATGCTCTGTCATCATCTTCCGAATGAGTTCACGTTTGCAAGTGTTCTTGGCTCTTGTGATCGTCATCGAGGTCAGCAGGTTCATGGACTTGCTTTAAAAACGTCTTTCGATGAACATGTTTATGTAGGCAATTCTCTAATTACTATGTATTGCAAGAATGACGCCGATGACCATACAGGTGATGGTTGGTTGGTGTTTAAAAACTTGCCAGTTCGCAATCTTATTAGTTGGAATTCGATGATCAGAGGGTTTCAGCTATGTAATCAAGGTGACCGATCTCTTCAATTATTTTCAGAAATGCACCGAACTGGTGTTGGACTTGATCGTGTGACACTTTTAGGTGTGACAGCCTCTATCAGTTGTTCTGGTTATATTGGCGAAAATGGTGGTCTTTTGGGTTTGGAGAAATGTTGCCAATTGCATTGTCTCGTGACCAAAATGGGTTTTTTGTGGGAAGTTGAGGTTGTGACTGCGTTAGTGAAAGCTTACTCGGAGCTTGGAGCGGGAATAGATGATTGCTATAAGCTCTTCTCTGAGATAAATGGTAATCAAGATATTGTATCTTGGACAGGGATCATAACCATTGTTGCAGATAGAGATCCAAAACAAGCTCTCCTGCTGTTCTGTCAATTACGTCGAGAGTGTTTGGATCTGGATCGTTATACTTACTCAATTGTTATCAAAGCCTGTGCAGGTTTTGCGAGTGCGCGTCATTGTTCCGCCATTCACTCACTTGTGCTTAAATGTGGGTTTAATGGTGATTTGGTGCTCTCTAATGCCCTAATACATGCCTATGCTAGGAGTGGCTCAATCACATTATCGGAACATGTTTTTGATTCTATGGATACTCGTGATTGGATATCATGGAACTCGATGTTGAAGGCTTACGCTATTCACGGGCAAGGTAGGGAAGCGTTGAAACTTTTTGCGAGTATGAATATTAAACCAGATCCAGCCACCATTGTTGCAGTTCTCACAGCTTGCAGCCATGCAGGACTAGTAGATCAAGGAACTGAAATTTTTGAGACCATGTTTGAGAAGTATGAAATATCCCCTCAAAATGATCATTTTGCTTGTATGGTAGACATTCTTGGACGAGCAGGGAGAATTCACGAAGCAGAGGCTTTCATAAACAGAATGCCGGTGAAACCCGATCCTGTGGTCTGGAGTGCCCTCCTAGGTGCTTGTAGGAAACATGGTGAAATGAAAATTGCAGAAACTGCATCTATGCAGTTGATGGAATTGGAGCCGAAGAACTCGTTAGGGTATATAATAATGTCaaatatatattcttcaaatggtAGTTTTTCAGATGCGGCTCTTATCAGGAAGGAACTGAAGGGGTTTAAAGTGAGGAAAGAACCAGGATTGAGTTGGATTGAGGTTGGAAATGAAGTTCATGAATTTGCCGCTGGAGGTCAATTCCACCCGCTAAAATGTGCCATATATGCTGAATTAGAGGGACTGATTAGAAATTTGAAGAAGATTGGTTATGTACCAGAGATTAGTTTTGCTCTGCAAGATATGGAGGAGGAGCATAAACAGGAGCAATTGTATTATCATAGTGAGAAGCTGGCACTGGCTTTTGCTCTTATCAATGGTGGTAATTCATGTTATCGTGGTCCTATCACAAGAATTATGAAAAACATTAGGATTTGTGTTGATTGCCATAATTTCATGAAGTTAGCATCGGATCTTGTTCAGAGGGAGATTGTTGTGAGAGATTCCAATCGTTTTCACCATTTTAGAAAAGGTGTTTGCTCTTGCAATGACTACTGGTGA
- the LOC113297795 gene encoding putative H/ACA ribonucleoprotein complex subunit 1-like protein 1, translating to MRPPRGGGGFRGRDGGRGRGFGGGGRGFGGGGRGFGGGRGGFRDEGPPSEVVEVSSFLHACEGDAVTKLTHTKIPYFNAPIYLQNKTQIGKVDEIFGPIHESLFSVKMMEGIVATSYSSGDKFYIDPAKLLPLERFLPQPKGSQSAFRGGGRGGRGGSRGGGRGAPFRGRGAPRGGRGPPRGGRGGFRGRGRF from the exons ATGCGTCCTccaagaggtggtggtggtttcaGAGGTAGAGACGGTGGTCGTGGGAGAGGATTTGGGGGTGGCGGTCGTGGGTTTGGGGGTGGCGGTCGTGGGTTTGGAGGTGGTCGTGGTGGCTTTCGAGATGAAGGTCCTCCTTCTGAAGTCGTAG AGGTTTCATCTTTCTTACATGCTTGCGAGGGTGATGCAGTAACGAAGCTAACACATACAAAGATTCCATATTTTAATGCTCCAATCTATTTGCAGAACAAAACCCAGATTGGCAAAGTCGATGAAATCTTTGGTCCTATCCATGAATCA TTATTTTCGGTTAAAATGATGGAAGGCATTGTTGCAACTTCATATTCATCGGGAGACAAATTCTATATTGATCCAGCAAAATTGTTACCATTAGAGAGATTCCTTCCACAACCTAA GGGTTCACAATCAGCTTTTAGAGGAGGTGGTCGTGGAGGAAGAGGTGGCTCCAGAGGAGGAGGTCGTGGTGCTCCTTTTCGTGGTAGGGGTGCTCCAAGGGGTGGCAGAGGTCCTCCTAGAGGTGGACGTGGTGGCTTCAGGGGCCGAGGGAGATTTTAA